CTGCAGGTACAGCGCGCGGCCCCCAGGAAACAGACGTGGCCCGCCAAGGGTCAGTGGGACAGGCTGCAGCGCCGCCGCCACCGCCTGCGCGGGCACCTGCCAGGCCAGGTCAGGCCCCAGGCCGCTGCGCGCTTTCACGGTGATGTGCGGCACCGCAGCGGCGTCCCGAATCCCGTGCGCGGCGCGAAAGGCGACCACCCGCCTGGCCAGTGTGGCCGGGGGCAACAGGGCCAGGAGGTGCGAGGCGGTCATGCCTTCCCCGTCAGGCGACGGAGAGCAGCCCAAAAGAAAGGAAATCCTTCCCACTGGACAGGTTTTTCAGCGCGCTGCATCCCCCTCTTCCCCCTTGTTCTCGTCCGCACCGCCCGGACGGCCGAGCCCCCGTTCCGCTACGATTTTCCCATGACCGACACCCCCACAGAGCCGCTCAAGCGGACGCCGCTGCACGCTGCGCACCTGCGCGCCGGGGCCCGCATGGTGCCTTTTGGCGGCTGGGACATGCCGGTGCAGTACAGCGGCCTGAAAGCCGAGCATGACGCCGTCCGCACGGGCGCAGGCGTGTTCGACGTGTCGCACATGGGCGAATTCCGCGTGACCGGTGCGGGCGCCCTGGCCTTCTTGCAGAGCGTGACCACCAACGACGTAAGCAAGCTCAGGCCCGGCCGCGCCCAGTACAACTGGCTGCCCGGCGTGCAGGGCGGGCTGGTGGACGATATCTACATCTACATGGTGGCCGAGGGCGAGTACCTGATGGTGGTCAACGCGGGCAACATTGCCAAGGACTGGGCGCACCTGAACGCCCATACGGCGGGCTTTGACGTGCAACTGACCGACGAGTCGGACCGGTGGGGGTTGATGGCCGTACAGGGACCAAAAGCCGCCGAACTGCTGCAACCCCACGTCAACGTGGACCTGAGCACCAAGAAGAAGAACGCCTACTTTGCGGCCAAGCTGTTTGGGTTCGGCGTCATGCTGGCCCGCACCGGCTACACCGGCGAGGACGGCTTTGAGGTGTTCGTGGAGGCCAGCGAGGCCGAACCTGTCTGGGACAAACTGCTGGCCATTGGCCTGACGCCTGCTGGCCTGGGCGCGCGCGACACCCTGCGTCTGGAAGCGGGCTTTCCGCTGTACGGCCACGAATTCAGCGACACCATCCACCCCCTGTCCAGCACCTACGCCTGGGTCGTGAAGGACAAGGCGCACGTGGGCCGCGAGCACATCAGCCTGGCGCCCGCCCACAAGCTCATCGGCCTGCGGCTGGAACGGGTGCCCGTGCGCGAGGGCTACCCCGTCAAGGTGAGCGGGCACGTCGTCGGGCACGTCACGAGCGGCACCAGCAGCCCCACCCTGGGCCACCCCATTGCCATGGCGCTGGTGGAAGCCGCCCACGCTGCGGCCGATACCTTTGACGTTGAAGTGCGCGGCAAGGACCATCCGGCCACCCGCATGGACCTGCCGTTTTACAAAGGGTAAGTGGGGTACAGGCGGCAGCGTACAGTCAACACCTCCCGCCTCCTGCAGACCGCGCACCCTTTCCTACACACTTTTCCCCCCAAACCCCGGAGAATACACACCATGACGAACACCCCCTCTGACCTGAAATACGCCGCCTCGCACGAATGGCTCTCTGACGACGGCACCGTGGGCATCACCGACTTTGCGCAGGAGCAGCTGGGCGACGTGGTGTATGTCGAGCTGCCCGAGGTGGGCCGTGTGGTGGAGGCGGGCGAGACGATAGCGGTGGTGGAAAGCGTGAAAACGGCCAGCGACATCTACGCCCCGGCCAGCGGTACGGTCACGGCCGTCAACGACGCCCTGACCGCCAGCCCCGAACTGGTCAACAGCGCGCCCTACGAGGGTGGCTGGCTGTTCAGGCTGGACGTGACCGGCGAGGGCGACCTGATGGACGCGGGCGCCTACACCAGCGCGAACGGCTGACAGAGGCCGTGAGCCATGAGCTTTGAGCCCTGGGGCCGCGCGCCCACAGGCTCCTTTGTTCTGCCGTCTTTTCCCCCTGGCTCATGGCCCACAGCCCAGAGCCCTTCCCAGGAGTCCCCATGACCCCCAACCACCAGCGAACCACCCTGACCGAGCTGCTGCAGACCGCTGACTTCACCGACCGCCACATTGGCCCCACCGACGCCGAACAGGCCCAGATGCTTGCCGTGCTGGGCGTGGGTAGCCTGGATGAACTGAGCGACTCCACCCTGCCCGAAAGCATCCGTTTTGACGGCGCGCTGAACGTGGGCGGCCCCGTCACTGAAGCGCAGGCTTTGAGCGACCTGAAAGCCGTGGCGCAGAAGAACAAGGTGTTCCGCAGCTACATCGGCATGGGCTACCACGGCACGCATACGCCGGGCGTCGTGCTGCGCAACCTGCTGGAAAACCCCGGCTGGTACACCGCCTACACCCCCTACCAGGCCGAGATTTCGCAGGGCCGCCTGGAAATGCTGCTGAACTTCCAGCAGACCGTGATGGACCTGACCGCCATGCCGGTGTGCAACGCCAGCCTGCTGGACGAGGCCACCGCCGCCGCCGAAGCCATGACCCTGGCTAAGCGGGCGGGCAAGAGCAAGGGCAACACCCTGTACGTGGCGCAGGATGTGCACCCCCAGACGGTGGACGTGATCAAAACCCGCGCCGAATACTTCGGCTACGACATCGTGACCGGCCCGGCGGACGCCGAACTGCCCGAGGGCACCTTCGCCGCGCTGGTGCAGACCCCCGGCACGTCCGGCGACCTGCACGACCTCTCCCCCATTGCCGAGCGCGTGCACGCGGCGGGCGGCCTGCTGATTGCGGCCACCGACCTGCTGGCGAGCGCCGTGGTCAAGCCCGTGGGCGAGATGGGCGCTGACATTGTGATTGGCAGCGCCCAGCGCTTTGGCGTGCCCATGGGCTTTGGTGGCCCGCACGCGGCGTTCCTGGCCTGCCAGAAGAGCTTCGAGCGTTCTATGCCCGGCCGCGTGATCGGCGTGAGCAAGGACGCGCGCGGGCACACGGCTTACCGCATGGCGATGCAGACCCGCGAGCAGCACATCCGCCGCGAAAAAGCCACCAGCAACATCTGCACCGCGCAGGCACTGCTGGCGAATATGGCCGCTGCTTACGCCGTGTACCACGGCCCCAAGGGCATCCGAACGATTGCCGAGCGGGTGAACCGTATGACCGGCATTCTGGCCCGGGCCCTGACAGACGCCGGAGTGACGGTGACCCCCACTTTCTTCGACACCGTGAGCTTTGAGGGTGACATGAGCGCCATCCGCGAGCGGGCTGAGGCCAAGGGCATCAACCTGCGCTACGAAGGCAGCCGCATTTCGGTCAGCCTGGACGAGACCGTGACGGTAGCCGACCTGGGCGACGTTATCGAAGCCATCACCGGGCAGCCGGCCGACGTACTGGCGCTGGACGCGGGGGCGGTGGACGGCATCCCCGGGGGCCTGAAACGCACCACGGACTACCTCACCCACCTCGTGTTTAACACGCACCACAGCGAGCACGGCATGCTGCGCTACCTGAAGACCCTGGAAAACAAGGACTACAGCCTGACGCACGGCATGATTCCGCTGGGCTCCTGCACCATGAAGCTGAACGCCACCACGGAAATGATTCCGGTGACGTGGCCCGAGTTCGGGCAGCTGCACCCCTTTGCCCCCGCCGACCAGACCGAAGGCTACGCCGAGATGCTGACCGAGCTGGAAGCGTGGCTGGCCGACATTACCGGTTACGACGCCGTGTCCCTGCAACCCAACAGCGGCGCCCAGGGCGAATACGCGGGTCTGCTGGTCATTCGCAAATACCACGAAGCGCGCGGCGAGGCGCACCGCACCGTCTGCCTGATTCCCGCCAGCGCCCACGGCACCAACCCCGCCAGCGCCGCCATGATGGGCATGCAGGTGGTCGTGGTAAAAACGGACGCCGACGGCAACATCGACATGGACGACCTGAAGGCGCAGGCGGAAAAGCACAGCGCCAACCTGGGCGCGCTGATGATCACCTACCCCAGCACGCACGGCGTGTATGAGGAGCGCGTGACCGAAGCCTGCGAGCTGATTCACCAGCACGGTGGGCAGGTGTATCTGGACGGCGCAAACATGAACGCCCAGGTGGGGCTGACCAAGCCTGGCCTGATTGGCAGTGACGTGAGCCACCTGAACCTGCACAAGACCTTCGCCATTCCGCACGGCGGCGGCGGCCCCGGCATGGGCCCCATTGGCGTCAAAGCCCATCTGGCGCCCTACCTGCCCAACCACGCGGTGCGCGCGGTGAACGACAGCCAGACCGGCGCCGTGAGTGCCGCCCCCTACGGCAGCGCGAGCATCCTGCCCATCTCCTATCTGTACATTCGCCTGCTGGGCGCGCAGGGCCTGAAGAAGGCCACACAGGTGGCCCTGCTGAACGCCAACTACATTGCCCAGGGCCTGAAGGGCGCTTACCCCGTGCTGTACACCGGGCGCAATGAGCGCGTGGCGCACGAGTGCATCATTGACCTGCGCCCGCTCAAGCAGGCCACGGGCATCACCGAGGAAGACGTGGCCAAGCGCCTGATGGACTACGGCTTCCACGCCCCCACCATGAGCTTCCCCGTGCCCGGCACCCTGATGATCGAGCCCACCGAAAGCGAGCCCAAAGCCGAGCTGGACCGCTTTATTCAGGCCATGCTGGGCATTCGCCGCGAGATTCAGGACGTGCAGGACGAACTGATCGCCGCTGGGGACAGCCCGCTGAAGAACGCGCCCCACACCCAGGCCGATCTGATGGACGAGGCGTGGAACCGCGCCTACAGCCGCGAAACCGCCGCCTACCCCACGGGCACCCAGAAGGCGTGGAAGTACTGGCCGGCTGTGAACCGCGTGGACAACGTGTACGGCGACAGGAATTTCGTGTGCTCCTGCCCGCCGGTGGAGGAGTACGCCGAGGCGTAAGTCTGCCCTGCACGTCATTCAATTCGTGCCCCGGCCCCTTTTTGCATAGGCCGGGGTTGCGTTTGGCCTGAGCGGCTGGCACCGCAGCCTCCTTACCCATCGCTGCGCCCGGGTGTGGGAGAAGGACCCGCATGCCCATCTGTTTCTCCCCTCTTCTTCACCTGGGCCGCCGATCATTCCCTTATGACGACGTCACAGCCGAACACTGCCCTGAACCGCGTCACCAATTTCCTGGGGTACTTCAGCCTGGGCCTGGGCGGGCTGGAAGCTGCGGCGCCAGGGGCCCTGGCCCGCACGCTAGGCCTGGAGGGCCGCCAAGGGCTGCTGCGCCTGTACGGGGTGCGGGAGATTGGCGCTGGCGCCGCACTGCTGACCCAGACAGGCACCGGCAAGTGGCTGTGGTCGCGTGTGGCTGGCGACGTGCTGGACATTGCCACGCTGCTCCCTGCCCTCAGCACCCGGAACCCCAAACGCACAAATGCGGGGTCGCGCTGGCCTCGGTGGTAGCGGTGACTGGGGTGGACCTCTGGGCAGCGCTGCAATGGGCTGAGCACGAGGCGAGGGCCAGGAAGCCGCTGGCTACCTGAGCCCGTTCTAAACTAACGTTATGACGCACTTTTCCGACGATTTCCGCGACTTTCTGGAAGCGCTGAACGGACGGCAAGTGCGCTATCTGGTGGCAGGTGCATTCGCCCTGGCTGCTCACGGCCACCCCCGATACACCAAGGACCTGGACATTTGGTTGGATGTCAGCCCAGACAATGCGCAGCGGCTTGTGGCTGCCCTGCGTGACTTTGGCTTCGGCAGTCTGGGCCTGACCGAGCAGGATTTCTTGACAGAAAACATTGTGGTTCAGTTAGGCTACGAACCGAACCGCATTGATCTCCTCACCACTTTGGATGGCGTGACCTTCAGTGAGGCTTATCCACGCCGCGTCATGCTCTCGCTGGCAGGTTATCCAGCCCCTGTGCTGGACGTACAGAGTTTGAAGACGAACAAACGCGCCACGGGCCGTTTGCGGGACCTGGCAGATATAGAAGAATTGGGGGATTCGTGACCCGTAAAGCCACCGTCAAGATTTATCAGAAAGGCACCGAGCCCCCAGCTTCAGCCGAATGGCGTGACCGTACGCCTGAGGAACGGATCATGGAAGTGTTTCGCCTGCGCGCCATGTGGGGCGCCGACCGCGAACCCATGCAGCGCGTTGTGGCGATTCGACCTTTGAAGAAGCTGGGAGGCTAACTAGCGACCAAAACAAAAAACCCGCCCTCTTCGGCGGTGATAAAACCAAGATAGCCCGGTATGCACCCGGCGTCAAGCCCTACGCAGCTACCCGATTCACGCCGTCCAGCGCAGCACTTTCAAACCCTCACAAGTCCAGATATGCACGAAAAAGGCGGGCCGCCCTCTCCCGGCACCCGCCTCTCCCTGTTTACCGCTTGTTGCCGTGGTCCCCTTCCTGAAACTCCTCAATCATCTTCTCAATGAACGCGGGCAGATCGTCCGGTTTGCGGCTGGTCACAATGCCCCGGTCCACCACGACTTCCTTATCCATCCACTCGGCGCCCGCCAGTCCTAATTCATGCTTCAGACTGGGCCAACCTGTCATCTTCAGCCCTTTTGCAATCCCCGTTTCGCTGAGGCTCCAGGGGCCGTGGCAGATGGCGGCAATGGGCTGGCCGTGGTCATAAAAGGCACGCACGAACTGCATGGCGTAGGCGTCCAGCCGCAGCTTGTCGGGGTTCACGGTGCCGCCGGGCAGCAGCAGGCCGTCGTAGTCGCTGGGGTTGGCCTGCGTGACCGTGTGGTCCACGTCGTACTTGTCCCTGGGCACGAGGTCGCCTTCCATGCTCTGAATCTGGCCCGGCTTCAGGCTGATCAGGTGCGTGGTGGCCCCGGCGGCTTCCAGGGCCTGCCGGGGCCTCACCAGCTCCACCTGCTCCACCCCATCGGCGGCGAGAATGGCGATCACTTTGCCGGCCAGCGGCTTGCCTGTCGGGTCGCTCATGCGCCCCAGCGTGGCGGCAAAGCCGGGCGATGAGGTGACGGCGCGCTGAAGGGGGGTTCATGAGGGCCCACACAAGCAAAAGGCCGCGCCGGAAGGGGGCTCCGGGCGCGGCCTGGGGCAGCGAAAGCCGGTTACTTGCCCGTGGGCGGCGTGGTGACCTCCACGGCCGTCAGCGTCTCCAGAATGCGGTAGCGGTGCGGCGCATTCATGGGTACGCAGTAAGAGTCGCCGGGTTCCAGCGTGACCGTCTGGCCGTCCACCGTCAGCTCGGCGCGGCCCGAGATCACGTAGCCCAGGGTCTCGTACTCGGCGCGGGTCTCGGGCTTCTCGCCTGCGGGCTCCTCGCGGTGCCACAGGCGCATGCTGGCGTGCTGGCCGCGAATCAGGTGGTGCTCGCCGTCTGGGCCGTGGGTGGTGTCGCGCTGGCTGACTTTGTAGGTGGTCATGCCTCAGCCTGTCCCGCCTGCGCCTGGGGGGGATGAGGGGGGCCTTCAGGCAGGGTTACGTGGCTGGCGCTGCAGGGAATGCCGCCCTGCACGGCCTTGCCACGCCGCCCCCATTTTTTGTTGTCCCAGAGGTCATTTTTGCCCCCTAGCCGGAACTGTCGGGTGGGGAGTACACTGGCCGTCTAACGGGCCTGCGTGCCCAGGGGGGTGAGGACACATCGGCACCAAGGAGGACGTTCGTTCGCGGCTGAGCATCGCGGACGTGGTGGGCGAATACGTGCGCCTCGCCCCGGCGGGCAAGGGCCGCCTGAAGGGCCTGTGCCCCTTTCACAAGGAAAAGAGCCCCAGCTTTCAGGTGGACACCGAGCAGGGTTATTTCTACTGCTTCGGCTGCAAGGCGGGCGGAGACGTGTTTGCCTTCGTGCAGCGAACCGAGAACCTGAGCTTCGGAGACGCCCTGCGCAAGCTGGCGGAAAAGGCGGGCGTGCAGGTGGAGGCCAAGTACGGCGAGAGAAGCAGCCGCGACCTGTACGACGTGAACGCCTTCGCTCTGGCCTATTTCCGCGACAGCCTGGCCGGGCCCCTGGGCACCGCCGCGCGCGAGTACCTGACCCGGCGCGGACTGACCCCGGCCACCGTGGACGCCTTTGAACTGGGCTTTGCCCCGGACGGCTGGGACGGCCTGCTCAAACACGCCCGCGTGAAGGGCGTCAGCGAAAGGCAGCTGCTGGACGCCGGCCTGCTGACCGAGAACCCGGAATCGGGCCGCGTGTACGACCGCTTCCGCGCCCGGGTGATGTTTCCTATCCGCGATCACCTGGGCCGGCTGGTGGGCTTTGGGGGCCGGGTACTGGACGACAGCAAGCCCAAGTACCTCAACACCCCGGAAACCGAGGCCTTTCGCAAGGGCGAACTGCTGTACGGCCTGGACAAGGCCCGCACTGGCCTGGGCAGCGGCACCGAACTGGTGGTAGTGGAAGGGTACATGGACGTGATCACCATGCACCAGCACGGCTTTACCGGCGCCGTGGCCTCCCTGGGTACTGCCCTGACCGCCGAGCACGCCACGCTGCTCGAACGCCTGGGCGCGCAGAGCATCGTGCTGCTGTTTGACCGCGATGAGGCGGGCCTGAAGGCCACC
This genomic window from Deinococcus arcticus contains:
- the gcvT gene encoding glycine cleavage system aminomethyltransferase GcvT codes for the protein MTDTPTEPLKRTPLHAAHLRAGARMVPFGGWDMPVQYSGLKAEHDAVRTGAGVFDVSHMGEFRVTGAGALAFLQSVTTNDVSKLRPGRAQYNWLPGVQGGLVDDIYIYMVAEGEYLMVVNAGNIAKDWAHLNAHTAGFDVQLTDESDRWGLMAVQGPKAAELLQPHVNVDLSTKKKNAYFAAKLFGFGVMLARTGYTGEDGFEVFVEASEAEPVWDKLLAIGLTPAGLGARDTLRLEAGFPLYGHEFSDTIHPLSSTYAWVVKDKAHVGREHISLAPAHKLIGLRLERVPVREGYPVKVSGHVVGHVTSGTSSPTLGHPIAMALVEAAHAAADTFDVEVRGKDHPATRMDLPFYKG
- the gcvH gene encoding glycine cleavage system protein GcvH — protein: MTNTPSDLKYAASHEWLSDDGTVGITDFAQEQLGDVVYVELPEVGRVVEAGETIAVVESVKTASDIYAPASGTVTAVNDALTASPELVNSAPYEGGWLFRLDVTGEGDLMDAGAYTSANG
- the gcvP gene encoding aminomethyl-transferring glycine dehydrogenase; its protein translation is MTPNHQRTTLTELLQTADFTDRHIGPTDAEQAQMLAVLGVGSLDELSDSTLPESIRFDGALNVGGPVTEAQALSDLKAVAQKNKVFRSYIGMGYHGTHTPGVVLRNLLENPGWYTAYTPYQAEISQGRLEMLLNFQQTVMDLTAMPVCNASLLDEATAAAEAMTLAKRAGKSKGNTLYVAQDVHPQTVDVIKTRAEYFGYDIVTGPADAELPEGTFAALVQTPGTSGDLHDLSPIAERVHAAGGLLIAATDLLASAVVKPVGEMGADIVIGSAQRFGVPMGFGGPHAAFLACQKSFERSMPGRVIGVSKDARGHTAYRMAMQTREQHIRREKATSNICTAQALLANMAAAYAVYHGPKGIRTIAERVNRMTGILARALTDAGVTVTPTFFDTVSFEGDMSAIRERAEAKGINLRYEGSRISVSLDETVTVADLGDVIEAITGQPADVLALDAGAVDGIPGGLKRTTDYLTHLVFNTHHSEHGMLRYLKTLENKDYSLTHGMIPLGSCTMKLNATTEMIPVTWPEFGQLHPFAPADQTEGYAEMLTELEAWLADITGYDAVSLQPNSGAQGEYAGLLVIRKYHEARGEAHRTVCLIPASAHGTNPASAAMMGMQVVVVKTDADGNIDMDDLKAQAEKHSANLGALMITYPSTHGVYEERVTEACELIHQHGGQVYLDGANMNAQVGLTKPGLIGSDVSHLNLHKTFAIPHGGGGPGMGPIGVKAHLAPYLPNHAVRAVNDSQTGAVSAAPYGSASILPISYLYIRLLGAQGLKKATQVALLNANYIAQGLKGAYPVLYTGRNERVAHECIIDLRPLKQATGITEEDVAKRLMDYGFHAPTMSFPVPGTLMIEPTESEPKAELDRFIQAMLGIRREIQDVQDELIAAGDSPLKNAPHTQADLMDEAWNRAYSRETAAYPTGTQKAWKYWPAVNRVDNVYGDRNFVCSCPPVEEYAEA
- a CDS encoding type 1 glutamine amidotransferase domain-containing protein, with the translated sequence MSDPTGKPLAGKVIAILAADGVEQVELVRPRQALEAAGATTHLISLKPGQIQSMEGDLVPRDKYDVDHTVTQANPSDYDGLLLPGGTVNPDKLRLDAYAMQFVRAFYDHGQPIAAICHGPWSLSETGIAKGLKMTGWPSLKHELGLAGAEWMDKEVVVDRGIVTSRKPDDLPAFIEKMIEEFQEGDHGNKR
- a CDS encoding cupin domain-containing protein; this translates as MTTYKVSQRDTTHGPDGEHHLIRGQHASMRLWHREEPAGEKPETRAEYETLGYVISGRAELTVDGQTVTLEPGDSYCVPMNAPHRYRILETLTAVEVTTPPTGK
- the dnaG gene encoding DNA primase is translated as MGTKEDVRSRLSIADVVGEYVRLAPAGKGRLKGLCPFHKEKSPSFQVDTEQGYFYCFGCKAGGDVFAFVQRTENLSFGDALRKLAEKAGVQVEAKYGERSSRDLYDVNAFALAYFRDSLAGPLGTAAREYLTRRGLTPATVDAFELGFAPDGWDGLLKHARVKGVSERQLLDAGLLTENPESGRVYDRFRARVMFPIRDHLGRLVGFGGRVLDDSKPKYLNTPETEAFRKGELLYGLDKARTGLGSGTELVVVEGYMDVITMHQHGFTGAVASLGTALTAEHATLLERLGAQSIVLLFDRDEAGLKATLSGLDQVLGAKFRVRATSVPSGKDPADTLLAGDVDSLRRALASGLDEVRYRVQAAIEKHGTATSEGKRRILLELLPRMQNLDPLDEIAEGVRAAACETLGIKPEALMEWIASKAKRRTLTDTHLAGMSTARHEEDRELALLKQLLVDPSLLAKLDGSMPWRNEAVRKVMLAARGAQSPDDILDIFRGQPEEQLLIRLMFEGRDSGTIGRENSHQYEQKVGAYAAAAVDDIQVGLSIDALRAEVDLLKTQVAGAAPAEQLGLLRQIQELQRAIEAEKRARRGGA